In the genome of Myroides phaeus, one region contains:
- a CDS encoding NAD(P)/FAD-dependent oxidoreductase gives MLYVMVDYIVVGTGLAGICFTEKLASEGKSFIVIDNEKRSSSLQAGGMYNPVVLKRFTEVWKVGEQLAIAKPFYAKLEEKLGAKFMHEIPLYRRLVSIEEQNNWFQAADRPNLESYLSSNLDRQEIKGVLSPYGFGVVNETGYVDTKVLISKYRALLHQEGVYRVEAFDFDQLSFDNEKVVYKDIEAKHIVFAEGFGMLNNPFFKELPLDGTKGEVMVVKIPDLNIDFILKANVFLIPLGDNHYKVGATYNWEDKTDDVSKEGLEELIAGLKEVVDLDFEVVQHSAGVRPTVKDRRPLLGRSLQSDRIHVMNGLGTRGVLLGPFLADKLYNNIENKMPLEENLSIHRYKKFKLK, from the coding sequence ATGCTTTATGTTATGGTAGATTATATTGTAGTTGGAACTGGTTTAGCTGGTATCTGTTTTACAGAGAAGTTAGCAAGCGAGGGAAAGAGTTTTATTGTTATAGATAACGAAAAACGTTCTTCGTCATTGCAAGCAGGAGGGATGTACAATCCTGTAGTGCTAAAACGCTTTACAGAAGTTTGGAAAGTAGGTGAGCAATTAGCTATAGCAAAGCCTTTCTATGCTAAATTAGAGGAGAAATTGGGTGCTAAATTTATGCACGAAATACCATTGTATCGTAGACTTGTTTCTATTGAGGAACAAAATAATTGGTTTCAAGCAGCAGATCGACCTAATTTAGAGAGTTATTTGTCATCTAATTTAGATCGTCAAGAAATCAAAGGAGTACTTTCTCCTTATGGTTTTGGTGTCGTAAATGAAACTGGTTATGTTGATACAAAAGTATTAATAAGTAAGTATAGGGCTTTATTGCATCAAGAAGGAGTCTATCGTGTAGAAGCTTTTGATTTTGATCAACTAAGTTTTGATAATGAAAAGGTAGTTTATAAGGACATAGAAGCAAAACATATTGTGTTTGCAGAAGGATTTGGAATGTTGAATAACCCATTCTTTAAAGAGTTGCCTTTAGATGGAACTAAGGGGGAGGTTATGGTCGTAAAGATTCCAGATTTGAATATCGATTTTATCTTAAAAGCAAATGTCTTTTTAATTCCTTTGGGAGATAATCACTATAAAGTAGGTGCTACTTATAATTGGGAAGATAAAACAGATGACGTTAGTAAAGAAGGTTTAGAAGAACTTATTGCTGGGTTAAAAGAAGTAGTGGACTTAGATTTTGAAGTAGTACAGCATAGTGCAGGTGTAAGACCAACGGTTAAAGATAGACGACCACTTTTAGGAAGAAGTTTGCAGTCAGATAGAATTCATGTGATGAATGGTCTGGGCACAAGAGGTGTACTTTTAGGACCATTTTTAGCAGATAAATTATATAATAATATTGAAAATAAAATGCCTTTAGAAGAGAATTTGTCAATTCATAGGTATAAAAAATTTAAACTTAAGTAG
- the gldN gene encoding gliding motility protein GldN, with amino-acid sequence MNLKNFSLYAVLSLFSIGSFAQTNILNAKSASEIGIKPIEEILITAEGPIPYGHVKESDILFGIKVWENISLAEKSNEAYLYPIDEYDSDGRKPLFQVLLDGIKSGTITEVYDDSEFKVHRALKDIESSFVKVDTTDVGIEYYNAGEAIPDEYIQKVELRASDVKEYHIMGMWYFDRNEGQLKYRLLGIAPVVADLYTKGSANENYVELFWILFADAREVLFQNYAFNPKNPMNPINFDHLLNSRRFSSTIYKSDNVYGNRRVDEYIKNNELKSLMEGERIKELIRNLEDDMWN; translated from the coding sequence ATGAATTTGAAAAACTTTTCACTATATGCAGTTCTTTCATTGTTTTCAATTGGAAGTTTTGCGCAGACAAACATTTTGAACGCAAAATCTGCCAGTGAGATTGGTATCAAACCAATTGAAGAGATTTTAATCACAGCTGAGGGACCAATTCCTTACGGACATGTTAAGGAAAGTGATATCTTATTTGGTATTAAGGTTTGGGAAAATATTTCTTTAGCTGAAAAATCAAACGAAGCTTACTTATACCCTATTGACGAGTATGATAGTGATGGTAGAAAACCGTTGTTTCAAGTTTTACTTGATGGTATTAAATCAGGGACTATTACAGAAGTTTATGACGATAGTGAATTTAAAGTACACAGAGCTTTAAAAGACATTGAGTCATCATTTGTTAAGGTTGATACTACTGATGTTGGTATTGAGTATTACAACGCAGGAGAAGCTATTCCTGATGAGTACATTCAAAAGGTTGAATTACGTGCTTCAGATGTAAAAGAATATCACATTATGGGTATGTGGTATTTCGATAGAAATGAAGGACAATTAAAATATAGATTATTGGGTATTGCTCCAGTAGTTGCGGATTTATATACTAAAGGGTCAGCAAATGAGAATTATGTAGAGTTATTCTGGATTCTTTTTGCTGATGCTCGTGAAGTATTATTCCAGAATTATGCATTTAATCCTAAGAATCCAATGAATCCGATTAACTTCGACCATTTGTTGAATTCAAGAAGATTTAGTTCTACTATTTATAAGTCTGATAATGTATACGGAAACCGTCGTGTAGATGAATACATTAAAAACAATGAGTTAAAATCACTTATGGAAGGTGAAAGAATCAAAGAATTGATTCGAAACCTTGAAGATGATATGTGGAATTAG
- the gldM gene encoding gliding motility protein GldM, translated as MAKQKLTPRQKMINLMYLVFIAMMALQMSKEVLSAFGMVNEKFESANSAAILSNDELLNGLGEKATDDPTRFKGPYEIAKKVSGITKEFYAYVDQLKSGITEGFEGERTADGKLPAERMDKGDLIDAAWFAGDNYSEEGQAFINAIEKYKTDIKTVLADTKFQPIVIDLDNRFDINDVKDSQGITKPYLNYNFQGFPAIATLTKLSTMQNDAKVIEHEIYNSLLGNTLTQAASMRNYEAFVISDKSTYFAGEAFKGKVVLGRYDKSTVPTKVTVNGQTIDLNKSLSEGQVNLNFNTGNVGEHDIKGLFTFMEEGSPVEIPIKGNYVVVPKPNSANISADKMNVVYRGVANPLTISFAGISDDKVVASAPGLSKAGRVGAYILNPQAGREVSINVSGTLPDGQRVSDSKVFRIKDIPSPRGTVRGEYAAKGPKSNLEIVTVGAKLDDFDFDVNLTVTSFVLQVPGEPSVVVAGNRMNDRAKAAIRRARIGDVVVISDIKVRLEGAGNYALKKTAPCTFEIN; from the coding sequence ATGGCAAAACAAAAATTGACTCCAAGGCAGAAGATGATTAACTTGATGTATCTGGTGTTTATCGCAATGATGGCACTTCAGATGTCGAAGGAGGTTCTTTCTGCTTTTGGTATGGTTAACGAGAAGTTTGAGTCTGCTAATAGCGCTGCTATTCTAAGCAATGATGAATTGTTGAATGGTTTGGGTGAAAAAGCAACAGATGATCCAACTCGTTTTAAGGGGCCTTATGAAATTGCCAAGAAAGTTTCTGGTATTACTAAGGAGTTTTATGCATACGTTGATCAGTTGAAATCTGGAATAACTGAAGGTTTTGAAGGAGAAAGAACAGCTGATGGTAAGTTACCAGCTGAGCGTATGGATAAAGGAGATTTGATTGATGCTGCTTGGTTCGCAGGGGATAATTACTCTGAAGAAGGACAAGCTTTTATCAATGCAATAGAAAAGTATAAAACTGATATTAAAACTGTTTTAGCTGATACTAAGTTTCAACCAATCGTTATTGATCTTGATAATAGATTTGATATTAACGATGTGAAAGATAGTCAGGGTATCACTAAACCATATTTGAATTATAATTTCCAAGGTTTCCCTGCAATTGCGACATTGACAAAATTGTCAACAATGCAAAATGATGCAAAGGTAATTGAGCATGAAATTTATAATAGTTTGTTAGGTAATACACTTACACAAGCTGCGTCAATGCGTAACTATGAAGCATTTGTTATTTCTGACAAGTCTACATATTTTGCAGGTGAAGCATTCAAAGGTAAAGTAGTATTAGGTAGATACGATAAATCAACAGTACCTACTAAAGTTACAGTAAACGGACAGACAATCGACTTGAATAAGTCTTTAAGTGAAGGTCAAGTTAACTTAAACTTTAATACAGGAAATGTAGGAGAACACGACATCAAAGGATTGTTTACTTTTATGGAAGAAGGTAGTCCAGTGGAGATTCCAATTAAAGGAAATTACGTTGTTGTACCAAAACCTAACTCTGCTAATATTTCTGCAGATAAAATGAACGTAGTGTATCGTGGTGTTGCTAACCCATTGACTATTTCATTTGCTGGAATTAGTGATGATAAGGTTGTAGCGTCAGCTCCTGGTTTATCTAAAGCTGGAAGAGTTGGAGCGTACATCTTAAATCCTCAAGCAGGACGTGAAGTATCTATTAATGTTTCTGGAACTTTACCTGATGGACAAAGAGTTTCTGATAGCAAAGTTTTCCGTATTAAAGATATTCCTTCTCCAAGAGGAACTGTACGTGGAGAGTATGCAGCTAAGGGACCTAAGTCAAACTTAGAGATAGTTACTGTAGGAGCTAAACTTGATGATTTTGATTTTGATGTGAACTTAACTGTAACAAGTTTTGTACTTCAAGTGCCAGGAGAACCAAGTGTAGTAGTTGCTGGTAATAGAATGAATGATAGAGCTAAAGCAGCGATTAGAAGAGCAAGAATAGGAGATGTTGTTGTGATATCTGATATTAAGGTACGTTTAGAAGGAGCAGGAAATTATGCTTTGAAAAAAACAGCCCCTTGTACTTTCGAAATCAATTAA
- the gldL gene encoding gliding motility protein GldL: MAIPKKVMNFCYGMGASVVIIGALFKITHMEFGPLNGNNMLTVGLLVEAFIFAISAFEPVDDDLDWAKVFPELNEGESKEIRKFKNEQTQAVNPEATEVSLSKKLDDMLKEAKIDGELMKSLGTSIRNFEAASREMGPAVDSVASTKKYAEEMNLAAKQLESLNAMYKVQLDSASKNAEINQAVAENNVKLKEQMQALTNNLSSLNTVYGGMLSAMGGNRNAN, from the coding sequence ATGGCAATACCTAAAAAAGTGATGAACTTCTGTTATGGAATGGGGGCGTCAGTTGTAATCATTGGTGCATTATTTAAAATTACTCATATGGAGTTTGGTCCATTGAATGGTAATAATATGTTAACTGTAGGTTTATTAGTAGAGGCATTTATTTTTGCTATCTCTGCATTTGAACCAGTAGATGACGATTTAGATTGGGCAAAAGTTTTCCCAGAATTAAATGAAGGGGAGTCAAAAGAAATAAGAAAATTTAAAAATGAACAAACTCAAGCAGTAAATCCTGAAGCTACTGAAGTATCACTTTCTAAGAAATTAGATGATATGTTGAAAGAAGCTAAGATTGATGGTGAGTTAATGAAAAGTTTAGGTACAAGCATTCGCAATTTTGAAGCTGCTTCAAGAGAAATGGGACCTGCTGTAGATTCTGTTGCTTCTACTAAGAAATATGCTGAAGAAATGAATTTAGCTGCCAAACAGTTAGAGTCATTAAACGCGATGTATAAAGTACAATTAGACAGTGCAAGTAAAAATGCAGAGATCAATCAAGCAGTTGCAGAAAATAACGTTAAGTTAAAAGAGCAAATGCAAGCATTAACAAATAACTTATCATCTCTTAATACTGTTTATGGTGGAATGCTTTCTGCTATGGGTGGAAATAGAAATGCTAATTAG
- the gldK gene encoding gliding motility lipoprotein GldK, translating into MKKIITLGAMLTLLASCGTGDRGELLGGDPGKRWDVQKPQGMSRIPGGTFTMGQANEDILGVQDAPIKTVTVGSFYMDETEVSNNQYRKFVNWVKDSIIRTKLAIAADEMGMTKESGGIGAYAFVDAEENLDKMTAYQRYMYENYYSLQASDDIYAGRLLNKKVNLVNDVNRYPDEHYVEVMDSLYISARDTYNGLTTFDVSKLKFKYTYIDVDAAISDRSADTRGKRQRHLKTENLLIYPDTTRWIKEFKYSYNEPMHNDYFWHEAFGEYPVVGVNWHQAKAFAAWRTMYKNTHLKQNKQAVDIQEYRLPMESEWEYAARGGLEGAMYPWGGPYTVDEKGCFMANFKPTRNDYAADGALYTADVRAYPPNGYNLYNMAGNVSEWTSSTYDVSSYDYMSTLKPRNRRSDSPLKVVRGGSWRDPAYFLQVAKRDKEYADSARSYVGFRTVQSVSGSLSKVNAARMAR; encoded by the coding sequence ATGAAGAAGATCATTACATTAGGAGCTATGTTAACCTTGTTAGCCAGTTGTGGAACTGGAGATCGTGGTGAATTGTTAGGCGGAGATCCTGGAAAGAGATGGGATGTTCAAAAACCACAAGGAATGTCAAGAATTCCTGGGGGAACATTTACAATGGGACAAGCAAATGAAGATATCTTGGGTGTTCAAGATGCTCCTATAAAAACAGTAACTGTTGGTTCGTTCTATATGGATGAGACAGAAGTGTCTAATAATCAATATAGAAAATTTGTTAACTGGGTAAAAGATTCTATCATTCGTACAAAATTAGCAATTGCTGCAGATGAAATGGGGATGACAAAAGAATCTGGAGGAATAGGTGCTTATGCATTTGTTGATGCAGAAGAAAATTTAGATAAGATGACTGCTTACCAAAGATATATGTATGAAAACTACTATAGCTTACAAGCATCTGATGATATTTATGCAGGTCGTTTATTAAATAAGAAAGTTAATTTGGTAAATGATGTTAATAGATATCCAGACGAGCATTATGTTGAGGTAATGGATTCATTATATATTTCTGCAAGAGATACATATAATGGATTAACTACTTTTGATGTGTCTAAATTAAAGTTTAAATATACTTACATTGATGTTGATGCTGCGATTAGTGATCGTTCTGCAGACACAAGAGGAAAAAGACAAAGACACCTTAAAACAGAGAATTTATTAATTTATCCTGATACTACACGTTGGATTAAAGAATTTAAGTACTCTTATAATGAGCCAATGCACAACGATTATTTTTGGCACGAAGCTTTTGGAGAGTATCCTGTTGTAGGTGTGAATTGGCACCAAGCTAAAGCATTTGCTGCTTGGAGAACAATGTATAAAAACACACATTTAAAACAAAATAAGCAAGCAGTTGATATTCAAGAATACCGTTTACCAATGGAAAGCGAGTGGGAATATGCTGCAAGAGGAGGTCTTGAAGGAGCTATGTATCCTTGGGGAGGTCCTTATACTGTAGATGAAAAAGGATGTTTTATGGCAAACTTTAAACCTACAAGAAATGATTACGCCGCTGATGGTGCTTTATACACTGCAGATGTACGTGCATATCCTCCAAACGGATATAACTTATATAATATGGCTGGTAACGTGTCTGAGTGGACAAGTTCTACATATGATGTTTCAAGCTATGATTATATGTCAACTTTAAAACCAAGAAATAGAAGAAGTGATAGTCCTTTAAAAGTAGTTAGAGGTGGTTCATGGAGAGATCCTGCTTATTTCTTACAAGTTGCTAAACGTGATAAAGAATATGCTGACTCAGCAAGAAGTTATGTTGGATTCAGAACGGTTCAATCTGTTTCTGGTTCTTTATCAAAAGTGAATGCTGCAAGAATGGCTCGTTAA
- a CDS encoding formimidoylglutamase — MLYELLRPIGDELINYIDGLPSQSLGKKITFFSGGNFENYNRYRIAIIGVVDNRGFNNDDDIVDISKIRKAFYALFPGNWSTNMIDLGDILPGEQLQDTYFLLKTLVGDLVKNGVIPIVIGGSQDMTYAIYRGYDKLEQMVNLVSIDAKLDLAKEGSFPAESFLSRIIMEEPVNLFNFSNIGYQTYFNAQEEIDLIESLYFEAYRVGEITKNIKLAEPVLRDADIISIDMGVVKSGDSGNFDFFNPNGFDGKEICSLARYSGLSDRVSSFGIFNYNNNKNETLLIAQILWYFVEGVNFRSNEYPFVSKESYLKYIVPVEGYDDLIFFKSDVSERWWVEAPVFFNNTERKVLLPCSYEDYELAISQNVPERWWRTLKKSLL; from the coding sequence ATGTTATATGAGTTATTAAGACCTATCGGAGATGAGTTAATAAACTATATTGACGGATTGCCAAGTCAATCTTTAGGTAAGAAAATTACTTTTTTTTCTGGTGGTAATTTTGAAAACTACAATAGATATCGAATTGCGATTATAGGAGTAGTAGATAATCGTGGTTTTAATAACGATGATGATATTGTTGATATATCTAAAATTAGAAAAGCCTTTTATGCTTTGTTTCCTGGAAACTGGAGTACAAATATGATTGACTTAGGTGATATTTTGCCTGGAGAACAATTGCAAGACACTTATTTTTTATTAAAAACCTTAGTTGGTGACTTGGTTAAAAATGGTGTTATTCCAATTGTGATTGGAGGTTCACAAGATATGACCTATGCTATTTATAGAGGATATGACAAATTAGAGCAAATGGTCAACTTAGTATCCATTGATGCCAAGTTGGATTTAGCTAAAGAAGGAAGTTTTCCTGCAGAGAGTTTTTTGTCTCGCATTATTATGGAAGAACCTGTTAATTTGTTTAATTTTTCTAATATAGGATATCAGACTTATTTTAATGCCCAAGAAGAAATCGACTTGATAGAAAGTTTATATTTTGAGGCATATAGAGTAGGAGAGATAACAAAGAATATAAAATTAGCAGAGCCTGTTTTGAGAGATGCAGATATCATTAGTATTGATATGGGTGTTGTAAAATCAGGTGATTCAGGTAATTTTGATTTTTTTAATCCCAATGGATTCGACGGAAAAGAGATTTGTTCTTTAGCTCGTTATTCAGGATTAAGTGATAGAGTTTCGTCTTTTGGTATTTTTAATTATAATAATAACAAAAATGAGACGTTATTAATAGCACAGATATTGTGGTATTTTGTTGAAGGTGTAAATTTTAGATCTAACGAATACCCGTTTGTGAGTAAAGAAAGTTACTTAAAATACATTGTGCCTGTTGAAGGTTATGATGATTTGATTTTCTTTAAAAGTGATGTATCAGAGAGATGGTGGGTAGAAGCACCTGTATTCTTTAATAATACGGAGCGAAAGGTATTGTTACCTTGTAGTTATGAAGATTATGAATTGGCTATAAGTCAAAATGTACCCGAAAGATGGTGGCGTACATTGAAAAAAAGTTTGCTATAA
- the topA gene encoding type I DNA topoisomerase, translated as MAKNLVIVESPAKAKTIEKFLGQDYQVESSYGHIADLPSKEIGVDVDNNFKPKYEVSSDKKAVVKKLKDLAKRAEMVWLASDEDREGEAIAWHLAEELNLKNENTKRIVFHEITKTAILKAIDNPRQIDYNLVNAQQARRVLDRLVGYELSPVLWKKVKGGLSAGRVQSVAVRLIVERERDINEFNVNSSYHISAEFKTAEGKVLKAKLPKNFATEKEAHDFLALNIGAEYRVGDLETKPAKKSPAAPFTTSTLQQEAARKLHYSVGQTMMLAQRLYESGLITYMRTDSVNLSNDAMSAAAAEITKSYGAEYSKPRTYTTKSKGAQEAHEAIRPTNMALHTAPVDRDQARLYDLIWKRTLASQMSDAKLERTNVKIEANKFKDYFAASGEVLLFEGFLKVYLEGHDDEDEEVEGILPALRVGEYLQQNSLVATQRFTKPAARYTEASLVKKLEELGIGRPSTYAPTISTIMARNYVEKGETEGKERPYKMMVLRGGEIKQKELVEKTGSDKGKLVPTDIGIIVNDFLVKNFKTILDYNFTAKVEQDFDEIAAGNEDWAKMMKEFYDHFHPTVKDVEENAERESGERILGIHPVSGKTVLVRLAKFGPVAQIGDPEDEEKQFASLAPDQNIGTITLEEALTLFLLPKVLGQYKEEEVEVNNGRFGPYVRFGKVFISLPKGEEPLDVTYERAVELIKEKEQADAPIASYQGLPVQKGVGRFGPYLKWNGIFINVNKKYNFDNLSNDDINELIEDKIKKEKEKVLHDWAEEGIRVEKARWGRSVILKGKVKIELGKEVDAAALTLDEVKAMIEAKTPAKKTPAKKTAAKKTTATKKATTTKKATTTKTTKTK; from the coding sequence ATGGCAAAGAATTTAGTGATTGTTGAGTCACCTGCAAAGGCAAAAACCATTGAAAAATTTTTAGGACAAGATTACCAAGTTGAGTCAAGTTATGGACACATAGCTGATTTACCGTCAAAAGAGATAGGAGTAGATGTAGATAATAACTTTAAACCGAAGTATGAGGTTTCAAGTGATAAGAAGGCGGTAGTTAAAAAACTAAAAGATCTTGCAAAGAGAGCAGAGATGGTTTGGTTAGCATCCGATGAGGACCGTGAGGGAGAAGCTATTGCATGGCACTTAGCAGAGGAGCTAAATTTGAAGAATGAGAATACAAAACGTATTGTTTTTCATGAGATTACCAAGACGGCTATTTTAAAAGCAATTGATAATCCGAGACAAATTGATTATAATTTAGTAAATGCACAACAAGCAAGACGTGTACTTGATAGACTTGTTGGGTATGAATTATCTCCTGTTTTATGGAAAAAAGTAAAAGGAGGTTTATCAGCAGGTAGGGTTCAGTCTGTAGCTGTAAGGTTGATAGTAGAACGCGAACGCGATATTAATGAATTCAATGTGAATTCATCTTACCACATTTCTGCCGAGTTTAAAACAGCAGAAGGAAAGGTGTTAAAAGCAAAGTTACCTAAGAACTTTGCAACAGAAAAAGAAGCACACGACTTTTTAGCTCTAAATATTGGAGCAGAATATAGAGTAGGAGATTTAGAGACTAAACCAGCTAAAAAATCTCCAGCGGCTCCCTTTACAACGTCTACGTTACAACAAGAGGCAGCAAGAAAATTGCATTATTCAGTAGGACAAACAATGATGTTAGCACAGCGCTTATATGAAAGTGGATTAATCACTTATATGAGAACGGATAGTGTGAACTTGTCTAATGATGCAATGAGTGCTGCTGCTGCTGAGATTACTAAATCATACGGAGCAGAGTATTCAAAACCTCGTACCTATACTACAAAAAGTAAAGGAGCACAAGAAGCCCACGAAGCAATTCGTCCTACTAATATGGCTTTGCATACTGCACCAGTAGATAGAGATCAAGCAAGATTATACGATTTGATTTGGAAGCGTACTTTAGCTTCTCAAATGAGTGATGCGAAATTAGAACGTACAAACGTGAAAATTGAAGCAAATAAGTTTAAAGATTATTTTGCTGCTTCAGGAGAGGTATTACTTTTTGAAGGATTCTTAAAAGTATATTTAGAAGGACACGATGATGAAGATGAAGAAGTAGAAGGTATTTTACCAGCATTACGCGTAGGTGAGTATTTACAGCAAAATTCTTTGGTTGCTACACAACGTTTTACAAAGCCAGCTGCTCGTTATACAGAAGCTTCTTTAGTTAAGAAGTTAGAAGAGCTTGGTATTGGTCGTCCATCTACTTATGCACCGACAATCTCTACGATTATGGCACGTAATTATGTAGAAAAAGGAGAGACAGAAGGAAAAGAGCGTCCTTATAAAATGATGGTATTAAGAGGTGGAGAAATTAAGCAAAAAGAGTTAGTTGAAAAGACAGGTTCTGATAAAGGGAAGTTAGTACCTACTGATATCGGAATCATTGTAAACGATTTTTTAGTAAAGAATTTCAAAACTATTTTAGATTATAACTTTACAGCAAAAGTAGAGCAAGACTTTGATGAGATTGCTGCAGGGAATGAAGATTGGGCTAAAATGATGAAAGAATTTTATGACCATTTCCACCCAACTGTAAAAGATGTAGAAGAAAATGCAGAACGTGAATCAGGAGAGCGTATTTTAGGAATACACCCTGTGAGTGGAAAAACGGTATTAGTTCGTTTAGCTAAGTTCGGTCCAGTTGCACAAATTGGAGATCCTGAAGATGAGGAAAAACAGTTTGCAAGTTTAGCACCAGACCAAAATATTGGTACAATTACTTTAGAAGAGGCATTAACTCTTTTCTTATTGCCTAAAGTTTTAGGACAGTATAAAGAAGAGGAAGTAGAGGTGAACAATGGGCGTTTTGGTCCGTATGTTCGATTTGGTAAAGTGTTTATTTCATTGCCAAAAGGAGAAGAACCTTTGGATGTTACTTACGAAAGAGCAGTTGAATTAATCAAAGAAAAAGAGCAAGCAGATGCTCCAATTGCAAGCTACCAAGGATTGCCAGTTCAAAAGGGTGTAGGTCGTTTTGGTCCTTACTTAAAGTGGAATGGTATTTTTATTAATGTTAATAAGAAGTATAATTTTGACAATCTTTCAAATGACGATATCAACGAATTAATCGAGGATAAAATCAAAAAAGAGAAGGAAAAAGTTTTACATGATTGGGCAGAAGAAGGAATTCGCGTTGAAAAAGCACGTTGGGGACGTTCGGTGATTCTAAAAGGAAAAGTAAAAATAGAATTAGGCAAGGAAGTTGATGCTGCAGCTTTGACGTTAGATGAAGTAAAAGCAATGATTGAGGCTAAAACACCAGCGAAGAAAACACCAGCGAAGAAAACTGCTGCTAAAAAAACAACAGCTACGAAAAAAGCAACAACGACAAAAAAGGCAACAACAACAAAAACTACCAAAACGAAGTAG
- the miaB gene encoding tRNA (N6-isopentenyl adenosine(37)-C2)-methylthiotransferase MiaB: MEKVIDENKQGTSLQLEKKENNGKKLFIESYGCQMNFSDSEIVASILSEEGYNTTDNLEEADLVLVNTCSIRDKAEQTVRKRLDQYNRIKKKNPGMKVGVLGCMAERLKSKFLEEEKIVDMVVGPDAYKDIPNLLRDVEEGRDAINVILSKEETYGDISPVRLQSNGVTAFVSITRGCDNMCTFCVVPFTRGRERSRDPQSILTEIKDLQERGFKEITLLGQNVDSYLWYGGGLKKDFDKATEMQKATAMDFAQLLEQCAISFPKMRFRFSTSNPQDMHEEVLHVIAKYHNVCKYIHLPVQSGSTRILEEMNRQHTREEYIALVDKIYEIIPGISLSQDMITGFPTETEEDHKDTLSLMEHVRYDFGFMFAYSERPGTLAARKLEDDVPEEVKKRRLSEIIAVQNKISLERTQRFVGQTVEVLIEKTSKRSEQEWSGRNSQNTTAVFPKENYKVGDFVMVEVTDCTSATLIGKAVGYSPMQE; encoded by the coding sequence ATGGAAAAGGTAATTGACGAAAATAAACAAGGTACAAGCCTACAATTAGAGAAAAAAGAGAACAACGGTAAGAAGCTTTTTATTGAAAGCTATGGTTGTCAAATGAACTTTTCAGATAGTGAAATTGTAGCTTCAATCCTTTCTGAAGAAGGATATAATACAACAGATAATTTAGAAGAAGCGGATTTAGTGTTAGTAAACACTTGCTCAATTAGAGATAAGGCAGAACAAACTGTTCGTAAACGTCTTGATCAATACAACCGTATTAAAAAGAAAAACCCAGGAATGAAAGTTGGGGTTCTTGGTTGTATGGCTGAACGTTTAAAAAGTAAATTCTTAGAAGAGGAAAAAATTGTAGATATGGTTGTTGGACCAGATGCTTACAAAGATATTCCAAACTTACTAAGAGATGTAGAAGAAGGTAGAGACGCTATTAACGTTATTCTTTCTAAAGAAGAAACGTATGGTGATATTTCTCCTGTTCGTTTACAAAGTAATGGTGTTACCGCTTTTGTATCAATCACAAGAGGATGTGACAATATGTGTACATTCTGTGTTGTTCCTTTTACAAGAGGTAGAGAAAGAAGTCGTGACCCTCAAAGTATCTTAACGGAAATTAAAGACTTACAAGAAAGAGGCTTTAAAGAGATTACTCTTTTAGGTCAGAATGTTGATAGCTATTTATGGTATGGTGGTGGTCTTAAAAAAGACTTTGACAAAGCTACTGAAATGCAAAAGGCAACAGCAATGGACTTTGCTCAATTATTAGAGCAATGTGCGATTTCTTTCCCTAAAATGCGTTTTAGATTCTCAACGTCTAATCCACAAGATATGCACGAAGAGGTTCTTCACGTAATTGCAAAATACCACAATGTTTGTAAATACATTCACTTACCTGTGCAATCAGGAAGTACTCGTATTTTAGAAGAAATGAACCGTCAACATACAAGAGAAGAATATATTGCCTTGGTAGATAAGATTTACGAAATCATCCCTGGTATTTCTCTTTCTCAAGATATGATTACAGGTTTCCCTACTGAGACAGAAGAGGATCATAAAGATACTTTGTCACTAATGGAACACGTAAGATATGACTTCGGTTTTATGTTTGCTTATTCTGAAAGACCAGGCACACTTGCAGCAAGAAAATTAGAAGATGATGTACCTGAAGAGGTTAAAAAACGTCGCCTTTCAGAAATTATTGCTGTTCAAAATAAAATCAGCTTGGAAAGAACACAACGTTTTGTTGGTCAAACTGTAGAGGTCTTGATTGAAAAAACATCTAAGCGTTCTGAACAAGAATGGTCTGGAAGAAACTCTCAAAATACTACTGCTGTTTTCCCTAAAGAAAACTATAAAGTAGGAGATTTTGTAATGGTAGAAGTTACTGATTGTACTTCTGCTACATTAATTGGAAAAGCTGTAGGATATTCTCCTATGCAAGAATAG